The Streptomyces sp. NBC_00440 genome contains a region encoding:
- a CDS encoding carbohydrate ABC transporter permease, giving the protein MSLTAARGKDAAGHRGTPPPRTPDQRRRALGLDRGAWFLLAPALIPILVLSVGPLLYGFSLAFTDSQAGRTTSTQFTGLANFGDLLHDSLFWESFRIGIVWAVSVTVLQFVLALGLALLLNENLRFRWLARTLALVPWAMPEVVVGIMWRLVYHPDAGILNKTLMQLHLISDNVDWLTSLSVALPAVIVVGVWAGMPQTTVVLLAGLQNVPVELKEAAQLDGAGMWRRFTTVTWPALRPVVVAVTALNFIWNFNSFGLVYVLTQGGPGGKTRLPMLFSYEEAFKYGQFGYAAAMGLVMVALIAVLLTVFLRKKLKEEAA; this is encoded by the coding sequence ATGAGTCTCACCGCAGCCCGTGGCAAAGACGCCGCGGGCCACCGCGGCACCCCACCGCCCCGCACCCCCGACCAGCGCAGACGGGCGCTCGGTCTGGACCGGGGGGCGTGGTTCCTGCTGGCGCCCGCCCTGATACCGATCCTGGTGCTGAGCGTGGGTCCGCTGCTGTACGGCTTCTCGCTCGCCTTCACCGACTCGCAGGCCGGGCGCACCACGTCGACCCAGTTCACCGGCCTCGCCAACTTCGGCGATCTGCTGCACGACTCGCTGTTCTGGGAGTCGTTCCGGATCGGCATCGTCTGGGCCGTCAGCGTCACCGTGCTCCAGTTCGTGCTGGCGCTGGGCCTGGCCCTGCTGCTCAACGAGAACCTGCGCTTCCGCTGGCTGGCCCGCACGCTCGCGCTGGTCCCTTGGGCGATGCCCGAGGTGGTCGTCGGGATCATGTGGCGGCTCGTGTACCACCCGGACGCGGGCATTCTCAACAAGACGCTGATGCAGCTGCACCTGATCAGCGACAACGTCGACTGGCTGACCAGCCTCTCGGTGGCGCTCCCGGCCGTGATCGTCGTCGGTGTGTGGGCGGGGATGCCGCAGACCACCGTGGTGCTGCTCGCCGGGCTGCAGAACGTACCGGTGGAGCTGAAGGAGGCGGCGCAGCTCGACGGCGCCGGGATGTGGCGCCGCTTCACCACCGTCACCTGGCCCGCCCTCAGGCCGGTGGTGGTCGCCGTGACCGCGCTGAACTTCATCTGGAACTTCAACTCGTTCGGCCTGGTCTACGTGCTGACGCAGGGCGGACCTGGCGGCAAGACCCGGCTGCCGATGCTCTTCTCGTACGAAGAGGCCTTCAAGTACGGCCAGTTCGGCTACGCGGCCGCGATGGGTCTGGTGATGGTCGCCCTCATCGCGGTCCTCCTCACCGTGTTCCTGCGCAAGAAGCTCAAGGAGGAGGCGGCATGA
- a CDS encoding carbohydrate ABC transporter permease: protein MSVPARLRARRTAGRTGQYLALLCYLVFLAFPLLWLVSTAFKSPRELGSISPTWLPQHPTLDNFRAAFDAQPLLHSALNSLIVAGSATVISVALAVPAAYALVRFRSRMSAVANGWVLVSQMFPFVLIIIPLFLVLKNLHLINSLAGLIAVYVVWNLPFSLWMLQGYVKAVPVTLEEAAAVDGAGRLRTLVSVVFPLLTPGLVATAMFTFVTAWNEFFFALVLLKSPENQTMSVILTRFLGAEGVADLGPLAAASVIATIPSLLFFALLQRRLVGGMLAGAVKG from the coding sequence ATGAGTGTCCCCGCACGGCTCCGCGCCCGGCGGACGGCCGGCCGCACCGGTCAGTACCTGGCCCTCCTGTGCTACCTGGTCTTCCTGGCGTTCCCGCTGCTGTGGCTGGTGTCCACCGCGTTCAAGTCCCCCAGGGAACTGGGGTCCATCAGCCCGACCTGGCTCCCCCAGCACCCGACCCTGGACAACTTCCGGGCCGCCTTCGACGCACAGCCGCTGCTGCACTCCGCGCTCAACAGCCTGATCGTGGCGGGCAGCGCGACGGTGATCTCGGTGGCGCTGGCGGTGCCCGCCGCGTACGCCCTGGTCCGCTTCCGCAGCCGGATGTCCGCGGTGGCCAACGGCTGGGTGCTGGTCAGCCAGATGTTCCCGTTCGTGCTGATCATCATCCCGCTGTTCCTGGTGCTGAAGAACCTGCACCTGATCAACTCGCTCGCCGGTCTGATCGCGGTGTACGTCGTCTGGAACCTGCCGTTCTCGCTCTGGATGCTCCAGGGGTACGTCAAGGCCGTCCCGGTCACGCTGGAGGAGGCCGCGGCCGTCGACGGCGCCGGGCGGCTGCGGACCCTGGTCAGCGTGGTCTTCCCGCTGCTGACCCCGGGTCTGGTCGCGACGGCGATGTTCACCTTCGTCACCGCCTGGAACGAGTTCTTCTTCGCCCTCGTGCTGCTCAAGTCCCCGGAGAACCAGACGATGTCCGTGATCCTGACCCGTTTCCTCGGCGCCGAGGGCGTCGCCGACCTGGGACCGCTCGCCGCGGCCTCCGTGATCGCCACCATCCCCAGCCTGCTCTTCTTCGCGCTGCTCCAGCGCAGGCTGGTCGGCGGGATGCTCGCAGGGGCGGTGAAGGGCTGA
- a CDS encoding ABC transporter substrate-binding protein has translation MRTRNRIRTALTALAAAAGLVLVTGCGQGDSGDDSSGRVTLQFLSLAWQKDSVAANKALVAQWNRHHPDVQVTYVQGSWDGIHDQLLTSFEGGQAPDIIHDDASDLTDFAYGGYLADIRGMLPASLHKDIPRQSWDMTTFGKGIYGVPFLQEPRVMVANTKLLKASGVRIPTAAHPWSWPEFEQAAKKLTVRGPGGKTRRYGVAWSMKEPVSQSVNSSASTGGQIFKKADGKNKVSFDAADSAVSRIINRQINQDHTAPKSSLGMGGSDTLPGFYAGKYAMVPLNFSFRQQVQQQAPKGFGWTVLPMPAGSGPRGSSQGVVPQTLSVSQDSHHKQAAVDFISFLTQGKNAARLALGDWLLPDSRSALKDPALRTPENGWRTGSEMAGDLIPSPVLGVRGYAEWKDKIATPAFQEYYNGSIGLSSLRSKLTGDGQRVLDRYQR, from the coding sequence ATGCGCACCCGTAACCGGATCCGTACCGCGCTGACGGCGCTGGCCGCCGCTGCCGGGCTGGTCCTCGTCACCGGCTGCGGCCAGGGCGACAGCGGTGACGACTCGTCCGGCCGGGTCACGCTCCAATTCCTCAGCCTGGCCTGGCAGAAGGACTCCGTGGCCGCCAACAAGGCACTGGTCGCGCAGTGGAACAGACACCACCCCGACGTGCAGGTCACGTACGTACAGGGCAGCTGGGACGGCATCCACGACCAGCTGCTCACCTCCTTCGAGGGCGGCCAGGCGCCGGACATCATCCATGACGACGCGTCGGACCTCACGGACTTCGCGTACGGCGGCTATCTCGCCGACATACGCGGGATGCTGCCCGCGTCGCTACACAAGGACATCCCCCGGCAGTCGTGGGACATGACCACCTTCGGCAAGGGGATCTACGGCGTGCCGTTCCTCCAGGAGCCGCGGGTCATGGTCGCCAACACCAAACTGCTCAAGGCGTCCGGCGTCCGGATTCCCACCGCCGCCCACCCCTGGAGCTGGCCGGAGTTCGAGCAGGCCGCCAAGAAGCTCACGGTCCGGGGGCCGGGCGGGAAAACCCGGCGGTACGGCGTCGCCTGGTCGATGAAGGAGCCGGTGAGCCAGTCCGTCAACAGCTCCGCGTCCACCGGCGGGCAGATCTTCAAGAAGGCGGACGGCAAGAACAAGGTGAGCTTCGACGCCGCCGACTCCGCGGTGTCCCGGATCATCAACCGGCAGATCAACCAGGACCACACCGCGCCCAAGAGCAGTCTGGGCATGGGCGGTTCGGACACCCTGCCCGGGTTCTACGCCGGCAAGTACGCCATGGTGCCGCTGAACTTCTCCTTCCGGCAGCAGGTCCAGCAGCAGGCGCCGAAGGGCTTCGGCTGGACGGTCCTGCCGATGCCCGCGGGGAGCGGACCGCGGGGCAGCTCGCAGGGGGTCGTACCGCAGACCCTGTCGGTCTCGCAGGACTCGCACCACAAGCAGGCGGCGGTCGACTTCATCTCCTTCCTCACCCAGGGCAAGAACGCCGCGCGCCTCGCCCTCGGCGACTGGCTGCTGCCCGACAGCCGCTCGGCGCTGAAGGACCCGGCGCTGCGCACCCCGGAGAACGGCTGGCGCACCGGCAGCGAGATGGCCGGCGACCTGATCCCCTCCCCCGTACTCGGGGTGCGTGGCTACGCCGAGTGGAAGGACAAGATCGCCACCCCCGCCTTCCAGGAGTACTACAACGGCTCGATCGGTCTGAGCTCGCTGCGCTCCAAGCTGACCGGCGACGGCCAGCGGGTCCTCGACCGGTACCAGCGCTGA
- a CDS encoding ADP-ribosylglycohydrolase family protein gives MSGSPGPAPEADTANRPPPARLRRERPGLPGTLRDRARGALLGLAVGDALGAPAENMKPSRIRERWGRIEGFVLDEPAGTDDTEYAIFSGLLLAEHGSALTVAHVEAAWHLWIADRDEGPFRGAGFSERGTLENLRRGLAAPISAQHRHAWSDGLAMRAAPFGVYATGRPAEAARLVAVDGTVSHDGEGIYGGQAVAAGVAAAMVSDSPDAVVQAALSVIPEDSWTARSLHRAVSAARRAVPGPDGSPLPVERAVRSAVVIGGYPWTDLAPEAVGLAFGAFIAARGDFRGSVLTAVNMGRDADTTAAVAGSLAGALGGESGIPAHWAAAIGPVRGSCLPAMAGRHILDVADALLPLNAVPGRATDPSNENRQAAS, from the coding sequence ATGAGCGGCAGCCCAGGCCCGGCCCCCGAAGCAGACACGGCGAACAGACCACCCCCGGCCCGGCTCCGGCGCGAGCGGCCCGGTCTCCCCGGTACGCTCCGGGACCGCGCCCGCGGCGCCCTCCTCGGCCTGGCCGTGGGGGACGCCCTGGGCGCCCCCGCCGAGAACATGAAGCCCTCCCGGATCCGGGAGCGTTGGGGCCGTATCGAGGGCTTCGTCCTGGACGAGCCGGCCGGTACGGACGACACCGAGTACGCGATCTTCTCGGGGCTGCTGCTCGCCGAGCACGGTTCGGCGCTGACCGTCGCCCATGTCGAGGCGGCGTGGCACCTGTGGATCGCCGACCGCGACGAAGGCCCGTTCCGCGGCGCCGGGTTCAGCGAGCGCGGCACCCTGGAGAACCTGCGGCGCGGGCTCGCGGCCCCGATCTCCGCCCAGCACCGGCACGCGTGGAGCGACGGACTCGCCATGCGGGCCGCGCCGTTCGGGGTGTACGCGACGGGGCGGCCCGCCGAGGCGGCCCGGCTGGTCGCGGTGGACGGCACGGTCAGCCATGACGGCGAGGGGATCTACGGCGGGCAGGCCGTCGCCGCAGGAGTGGCCGCCGCCATGGTGAGCGACAGTCCCGACGCGGTGGTGCAGGCCGCGCTCTCGGTGATCCCCGAGGACTCCTGGACCGCACGCTCGCTGCACCGCGCGGTCAGCGCGGCCCGCCGGGCGGTGCCGGGGCCCGACGGCTCGCCGCTCCCGGTCGAACGCGCGGTGCGCTCGGCCGTCGTGATCGGCGGGTACCCGTGGACCGACCTGGCACCCGAGGCGGTGGGCCTCGCCTTCGGGGCCTTCATCGCCGCACGCGGCGACTTCCGCGGGTCGGTGCTGACGGCCGTGAACATGGGCCGCGACGCCGACACCACGGCGGCCGTCGCGGGCTCACTCGCCGGGGCGCTCGGTGGCGAGAGCGGCATCCCCGCCCACTGGGCGGCCGCCATCGGGCCGGTGCGCGGCAGCTGTCTGCCCGCCATGGCCGGACGCCACATCCTCGATGTCGCCGACGCGCTGCTGCCGCTGAACGCGGTGCCGGGCCGGGCGACCGACCCGTCGAACGAGAACAGGCAGGCCGCCTCGTGA